A genomic region of Cannabis sativa cultivar Pink pepper isolate KNU-18-1 chromosome 1, ASM2916894v1, whole genome shotgun sequence contains the following coding sequences:
- the LOC133033866 gene encoding uncharacterized protein LOC133033866 → MSHQIEIHQCTPLKRDSLVGRIYKARYFPNYSFLEAELGGNLSFIWRSFFESQKLIKDGSRRRIGHGSSTEVLNTPWLLSEANPCVVSTHPALTNCRVSQLMKPDSRQLDMEIIDDLFDSRDVELIKQVPLSVNLGDDTWFGNKDPTGFFTVKSSYKHLQLANGSWNSSMEDDVWKVLWKIKAPPKVLHFSWKALSGCLPTRTQLHSRHVLVDLHCVLCNYGEESIFHVLVQCSFAHSCWIRSALGVGHSTTTNFFDWFMEVLAVGNMGLVEETVMIG, encoded by the exons ATGTCGCACCAGATAGAAATACATCAGTGCACCCCTCTTAAGAGG GACTCTCTTGTGGGTCGGATATATAAGGCTCGCTATTTTCCTAACTATTCATTCTTGGAGGCCGAGTTGGGTGGCAATCTGAGCTTTATATGGCGAAGTTTCTTTGAGTCGCAAAAGCTAATCAAAGATGGTTCTCGAAGAAGAATAGGGCATGGTTCATCTACTGAGGTGCTAAACACACCTTGGTTGTTGTCTGAGGCTAATCCATGCGTGGTATCTACTCATCCGGCCCTGACCAACTGTAGAGTATCTCAACTCATGAAGCCAGATAGTAGACAACTGGACATGGAGATtattgatgatttatttgattcCCGTGATGTTGAGCTTATCAAACAGGTGCCTTTGAGTGTTAATCTTGGGGATGATACTTGGTTTGGGAACAAGGATCCAACTGGTTTCTTCACTGTCAAAAGCTCCTACAAGCACTTACAATTGGCCAATGGTAGTTGGAACTCTTCCATGGAAGATGATGTTTGGAAGGTGTTGTGGAAGATTAAAGCCCCTCCCAAGGTTTTACATTTTTCTTGGAAAGCTCTTTCGGGTTGTTTGCCTACACGTACTCAACTTCATAGTAGACATGTTCTTGTGGATTTGCATTGTGTGTTGTGCAACTATGGGGAAGAGTCAATTTTCCATGTTTTGGTTCAATGTTCCTTTGCTCATTCATGTTGGATTAGATCTGCATTGGGGGTTGGCCATTCTACAACAACCAACTTTTTCGACTGGTTTATGGAAGTGTTGGCAGTAGGCAATATGGGGTTGGTTGAAGAAACTGTAATGATTGGTTAA
- the LOC115706227 gene encoding small polypeptide DEVIL 11, whose amino-acid sequence MASVSVTNINSGACSVSGSAPISAPPPFYFDEKWKLSKKESLSRSRSSSSCPLVKNSNSSHRRCSFTRKCARLVKEQRARFYIMRRCVTMLICWRDYSDS is encoded by the coding sequence ATGGCTTCCGTCTCTGTAACAAATATTAACAGCGGTGCTTGTTCTGTATCTGGTTCTGCTCCAATTAGTGCTCCACCGCCTTTTTACTTCGACGAAAAATGGAAGCTCTCCAAGAAAGAAAGCTTGTCCAGAAGCCGATCTTCATCTTCATGTCCACTTGTCAAGAATTCCAATTCTTCTCATAGAAGATGCTCTTTTACCAGGAAGTGTGCTCGCTTAGTCAAGGAACAAAGGGCTCGTTTCTACATTATGAGGCGATGCGTTACCATGCTTATTTGCTGGAGAGATTACAGCGATTCCtga